The following proteins are encoded in a genomic region of Blastopirellula marina:
- a CDS encoding DUF695 domain-containing protein → MSDNWDVYFTTINHQFVSVLLDIGIANKAPDSDRHCLLSVWIKLNSPDGHGMITDDEYESIHAIEDALTDAISSEVRALHVGCVAREGRRELYFYARSARGFQENVEQVMTSIGTHHWACDSKQDPQWEHYLKFMYPTAYDLQIMKNRQVVQLLSDEGDKLEKERLVFHWAHFTGELSRAKFIDAIRQRGFQPNHELTTETLEAPYPYCVRFERTDYVDWNSINDVTNELLKLANALEGKYEGWETSVEKD, encoded by the coding sequence ATGTCAGACAATTGGGATGTCTACTTCACCACGATCAATCATCAGTTCGTCTCGGTACTGCTTGATATTGGTATCGCCAACAAGGCCCCTGACTCGGATCGTCACTGTCTTCTCTCGGTATGGATCAAGCTGAATTCCCCTGACGGTCACGGCATGATCACCGACGACGAATACGAATCGATCCATGCGATCGAAGATGCTTTGACCGACGCGATTAGCAGCGAAGTCCGTGCTCTGCATGTTGGTTGTGTCGCACGCGAAGGACGACGCGAACTCTATTTCTACGCTCGGTCGGCACGAGGTTTCCAAGAAAATGTCGAGCAGGTGATGACATCGATTGGGACGCATCATTGGGCGTGCGATTCCAAGCAAGACCCGCAATGGGAACATTATCTGAAGTTTATGTACCCAACGGCCTACGATCTGCAAATAATGAAGAACCGTCAGGTCGTGCAATTACTGAGTGACGAAGGGGACAAGCTTGAGAAGGAACGGCTCGTCTTCCATTGGGCTCACTTCACCGGCGAACTTTCACGAGCCAAGTTTATCGACGCGATTCGCCAGCGAGGCTTTCAACCTAATCACGAGCTTACAACTGAAACGCTAGAAGCCCCATATCCGTATTGCGTCCGTTTTGAGCGTACTGATTACGTCGACTGGAATTCAATCAACGACGTCACAAACGAGCTACTGAAATTGGCCAACGCGTTAGAAGGCAAGTACGAAGGCTGGGAAACTTCCGTCGAGAAAGATTGA